A region of the Chelonia mydas isolate rCheMyd1 chromosome 22, rCheMyd1.pri.v2, whole genome shotgun sequence genome:
GCCTTTTATAGTTTCATAAAGTGGAGTATGGGTAAGAGGCAGGAGTTCTTGCTTAGAGCTATGTGTCTTATTTAGAACCAATATTTCTGTCTCTGGGATTCTTGGGGTTTATGTAGTGTTGACATAAATTTTGCTATCGAGTTGTGATCACAACAGTGAAATAGCAGGATAATAGTGGCTAAGATGTTGAAGTGGGGAAAAGCAATCTCATGTCACTTTTCTCCCAAGAACCATTGGGAAGCTAGAGCCATCTTATGTGATCCGGAAGTTCTTAGATGCTCAGCGTATACACAACCTGACTGCGTACTTGCAGACACTCCACCTGCAGTCCCTTGCCAACGCAGACCACACCACCCTGCTGCTAAACTGCTACACCAAACTCAAAGACAGCTCCAAACTGGAGGAGTTCATCAAGGTAATGGGGGAAGGTAAAAGTAGTTATGCAAAACCATCAGGTTAGTACAGTGATTAGAAAAAGGGTAATAGCAACATGGTTGACTGATTCCAGTAGTAGCTTTGCCCACATAAGGACTGCTGGATTAGTCCTCAGCATCCTCATGCACTTGTGCACATATCTCTAAGcttccagcaccactgcagcaTTCATTTGACTTGCCATCTTAAGCTTTGAGCGTGGAAGATTGTTTGTGTTCCTAGTGTGATTCAATCTTAGAAATCTAACTAGAACAATGGTCATCTGCACATGCAATGCTTGTCTTGCATGAGAGTAATTTAACGGTCACTCTTTGGGTCCTCATGCATGGAAGCTGGTCTGTATCTGCCAACATCCTAGAGGATTCTTGCTGATAGGCCAGGTGTCTGCAAATCCATATCAGGcctatctctctccctctcctcccagtaaTGCCCCATCATTTCCTCCTTGTAGACCAGTGAGAGTGAGGTCCACTTTGATGTGGAGACAGCAATCAAGGTGCTCCGTCAAGCAGGTTACTTTTCCCATGCTGTGTACCTGGCAGAGAAGCATGCACACCATGAATGGTTCCTCAAAATCCAGCTGGAGGACATCAAGGTGAGAAGATACCTTTAAACATTTCTGTTTGATCCCTATATGGTAAGAAAGCCTCTCTTTGTTAGGAATGCTCCTCCATGCAGCATGGGAGTCTAAGCTGCTCATGGGACAATTGTGCTAGCAGTACAAACAACTGCTAGCATTGTGCAATAGTCAGACTTGCCTCTGAAGCATATAAGTAATTACACAGGGCTTAAATGTCCTCTTGCTTCAGGTGCTGCTACTGCGATAGCTGTTTTGTCCTGGATCAGTGCCAGTTGTCCATCTGGCTGCCACCATTTCAGCCCACAGATGGCCTCATTTCAGTGGCGGGCAAAGTTATTATTTGGGAtaccctttatttatttatttatttatttatttaaataaaatactgcaTTGTTTCTCTGCATGTTGACTACTGTGCAGAGAGGGCTTTGGCTTTTGTATCTGAAGTACAGAGGATGGTACCATGTGCCAGCTTTCACCAGCTCTTCCTTGCAGAATTACCAGGAGGCATTGCAGTACATTGGCAAGCTGCCATTTGACCAGGCAGAAAGTAACATGAAGCGGTATGGCAAAATCCTGATGCACCATGTCCCCAGTGAGACCACAGAATTGCTGAAGATCCTATGCACGGACTACCGGCCCACAGGAGACCGTGAAGGCTCTGGgatgctggaggggaaaaaagtaagATCTGTGTAACTGAACCAGTGTGCCCTTGAGTGAGGAGATGTAGCTAATGTGATGATTTCATAGCTGACAAAATACGACGAGAGAGTGTTGGAGTTAAGGGATGTTTCCCGTGGAGACGTGGGGTCACGGATGCCATAAGAAACCTCGTGCTTTGTTCCATTGCTATTGAAGACTTAACAGTCTAGGGTGAGCACCCTCTGGTATTAGGCAGGTCTGAGGACTCATGCATTGTATTGGGCAAATACTGACACCTTTGGACCATGGGTGAGGTGGCATCTTTACTACCTCTACCTGTATAATTGTTTCTTgagtgaacaagaagctggagACCTCGGGTCTGATCTCAGACtgatctctcctctcctctctgagTAAACAGCAGCAATGGTGAAGTGACCTGCacaatcagtgacagagctgtgacTAGAACACAGGAGCAGTAGCTCCCAAGGCTCTGCTTTAAGCACTAGGCAAATCTCTTCACTAGTTCCTCCCCCTCTGTTCCCAAACCTCTGCACTGGAATATATGAGCAGAGCCCAGCCTCCCATCACCACCCTAAGGGGAGTTGGTGATGTGTTGGCAGAGGCTTTGGAGCAAGGGAATTGAATTGCTTGGGCCTGTAGGTCCCACTAGCACCCTCTAGTTCCCCACTAGTGCATCCTAGACAATGGGACACAAGGGTCCATATGGCTTCTGTTTCCTAGAAACGTTGGGGAGGGTCCACCAACTTCCCCCCTTAGAGATGGCTCACAAGGCCTCTGCTTCTCTGAAAGAATTGGGGACAGTCGGCAGCAGGGCAAGGGAGCACTCTCCTTCAGAGTCCTTGGTCCCTTTCATGTCCTCTGACATCAGCAGCATTGTGAACTGAACTTTGAAAGTGCAAGAAAGTGGTGTGGGGGTTGGGTGCTGATTGGGGTGGAAAGGAAAGTGAGACAACAGGCACTGAATAAGCAAAAATAGTGGCTCTAAGCATAACCAGACGGGCTAATAATAAAGGGGAACCACTTCTGAGTGGTAGGAAGGATGGGAGAAGGGCCCATTGGGTCAGTAATAGGGGAAGGTATTgtagggaatgggggaggggctgagttGGGgagaaagtttatttaaaaaaaaaaaaaaccctacaactaAGATTTGTGATTTTGATGCCCTGTTTATGTTTGTCTGTCCATCACTGTTTACCTTGGCTGTTTAggttgtaaggtctttggggcagagactgcatCATCTTATGTATTTGTATACTGCTGTGCACAATGGTGCCCTGACCCTCATTGGGATCCATGGGTATAtctgtaataaaatatttaatagcaaTAGACAACTGGGAAGTTCTGAAAAATCATTGTTCTGCACTGAGCTGCTCTAATTCCACCAAGATCACGTGAAAGGAAGTTTCCCTGGATCTGGAAGGTAGAAGTTTGAATTTCCGGTGTTTGGATCTGCTGGTTGTTGAGAGAGATTCATCTTAGACTAGGTGGGGAGTGTACTCCCAGGGTGACGCCTGGAAGCCGTTGGAACCACCGTGCCCCCAAACCGTTCAGCTGGGTTGGCTTCCCACACTGCTTTTGCTGAGaacacccagccagccccctctgagccctgttatcacccaacaccaCAGCAGGTGGTGCCACATACCTaactgagtgctttacctaagccactcatgGACCCACAATGGAGGCACCAGCCAATtgcccagccttgcacccctactggagtataaacccagaagTATACTGTCTTGCACTTCGCAGGGATCTGAACGGTGCAAGCTCATTAAATTAGTCTGCTTCCCCCTCAATGTGGGGAAGATATGCACCAAGCCTTTTGCTAACTGAACTGAGATTTTCCCAAACGCTTCACTCAAAAACatactggttaagataaaacaaaacaagtttattaactacagaaagattttaagtgataaatgGTAAACAGATCAaggcagattacctagcaaatgaacaaaaatgcaatctaagcctaatatgctagataggatttgaatcaaacagtgtCTCACCCAGTTAGATAGTACAAGCAGTTCAccaagtttccatacacaggctagaaatcccgttagcctgggaccagcacttcccccagttcagtctttgttcctcaggtgttcccttgtgtggggagtgaggtcccgtggtgatgtcacttcccccttgTATAGCTTTTTCCGTGTGGCTGGAATCCCTTTGTTCCAAGCTAAGTTCCCAGCCCAATTTGTGGAAAAATTAaagtaccaaaatggagttcagtatcatgtgaTCTGATCATAAGCCCTTGCATTCTCCtgatgagtcatagcagccattatccaTAGGCTGGCTGAAGCGTCCACAGGTGAGTGGACAAGCCTTTTCCATGGCTATTGTCcttgttgatgggccattagcactgtctagcttcttcattgttgtacctgaaagactAGCAGTGGGTGCTTCCAGCCTCACATCATACTTTAGTAACTCCCACATAGCAAgatttcataacttcacatatgatgATAGCACATACAGTCCAACAAGATATTAATTtttagcagatcaagacttttaaaatacctcacaaggcatagttTGTACAAATCATATAATAATTTCATTACCATGGGGAAATATGGGGTGCTTTGGGATGCTGAGTGCCATAGAGAGACATGCACTTGGTATTGGACAGTGTGTCTGACTTTCTTTCTGGCTTGTGTTAAAGGCTAATTCTGAAGAGTTCATTCCAGTCTTTGCAAACAACTCCCGGGAGCTCAAGGCTTTTCTGGAGCACATGACAGAGGTGCAGTCTGACTCTCCCCAGGGCGTCTATGACACACTGCTGGAACTTCGACTCCAGAACTGGGCACATGAACAGGATCTGCAGGTTTGAGCTCCTTTCACCCTGTAGCTAGAGAAGGGGCTTTGGTGGGCCCACCATTTCTATTTGCATCATTTTTCAACCTCTAAGCTCTGCTCATATATGGTGTTAATACAGGGTGACCCAAGCATGCTGTGCTGGACAGACGAATGGACAAACCAGCACAGTCCATCTATTAAATTTCAATTAGGTTTGGCTGGACTTTGTCCCTAGGGGTCTCATTGATTGTGGGTGCTGGAGAATTATGACCCTTTGGGAAAGTGCCTTGTCTCACTTGCCTGCACCCTTTCTGTTCTGAAAGCTGGCTCCCAGCAATCCTCTTGATCACTGAGTATTTCTTTGCTAATCAAGGCCAAGGAGaattcctcctgttcttttaatagGGAAAGGAGAAGAACAGAGGgaactcccccccagcccccaggagagCTGCAGTGTAGGTGTCTGGTCCTTGGGGTGGAATTTGCCAAGCTCCTGGAGCTTAACGCTCTGTTTGGTTTTGTCTCCTTTGCAGATCAAAGAGAAGCTGCACAGCGAAGCCATCACCCTGCTGAAGAGTGGAAGGTTCAGAACAGTTTTCCATAAGGCTTTGGTCCTGTGTCAGATGCACAACTTCAAGGATGGTGTCCTCTACCTTTATGAACAGGGCAAACTGTGAGTGCTGCTTCCCTTCCAGGGACTGAGCCTTATTGGTTCAGGCACTGGACCACAACCCTTTGTGTACTACTagaggaagggaagggtgaaGATCCTCTGATGGTCTCAATGCAGGGACCTAGGTCAGTTGCCAAGCTGAAAAACTAACCTGTGTCTCTGTTGCTGTTTTTGCAGAGGGGTGGTGTAATGTAATGTAGGAGGGCCTGGCTGACCTGGGTCTTTGCAGTAGTGCTGGGGAATTATGTGGCCAGGTGACAGGCTGGGGTCCCTGCAGGAGTGAGTAGGGGAGAGGTGGGCTGACCAACTGACCTGTTCTCACCCTGGGGTCCCCTTTGTTCAGTTTTCAACAGATCATGCATTATCACATGCAGAATGAGCAGTACAGGAAGGTGATTGAGGTGTGTGAGTTGTATGGAGACCAAGAGACCTGTCTCTGGGAACAGGCCCTCAGCTATTTTGCCCGGAAAGAAGAGGACTGCAAGGAATACATCACAGCAGTACTGAAGCATATTGAAAACAAGAACCTCATGCCTCCACTGCTCGGTAATGACAAGACCTATAGCAAGGAAATAGGGCTAGAATGAGCTCTCTCTGGACAGAGAGTTTGGAGGAATGCAATAGTCAATGCAGCTTTAGATGTAGCTAGTCCACTAGCAGTCTGCACTGTAGGGAGGGCACATACCAGTGATCCCTGATTGAGCGGGGGGGCTTACTAATTCTAATCAAGCCTCACAACCTGCCTGTGACTAAGCAGTATCCCCATTCAGTCTCTTTGCCTTGGTTTTCCCCTTTggttaagtgtcttgcccaagacAGACAGTGAACTGGTGACAAAactggaatagaatccagctctcttGACTCCCAGTGCCCGGCTCTGACCACCTCTTTCTGGAATCCCCTAAGCACATTGGTTGCTAGAACCCCCAGTTTCCCTGTCTAATACCTTCTAAAGTTTAGAGTTTTATTCAAGAGTTTTGTAATTCAGTAAAACCCTGACCCTTTAGGCCTTTGGATGGCATTTCAGAAAAGAGCAGTCCAGATAAGACCAGCATAGCTGTTCCAGCTCTTGGTTTGTTTCTGTATTAATGTGCTGGTTATTCTCAGTTGTGCAGACTCTGGCTCATAACTCCACGGCCACGCTGTCTGTGATTAAAGATTATCTTGTCAACAAGCTGCAGAAGCAAAGCCGCCAGATTGAGCAGGATGAGCAGAGGATTCAGAAATATCGTGAAGAGACCACAAGGATCCGCCAGGAGATTGAAGAGCTCAAAACCAGGTGCAGGagacactgtctctctctctccctatctATATAAAAATCTAGTTTGAGCATCCTATAGTGTCCATCCCCAAGATCTCCTCCTGTTCTGTTGGTGGTGGTTGAGTGAGCTTCATATAGTTTTGGAGACCTAGAGGGAAAATCCTGTATTCAGCAGCTGCTCGGGTGCTCTGTCTCTGGGGTATCTTACGTTGGGTAgtcctctttttttcattttctttctatctcccccccctccccacacccaaatTGTCTCAGTCCCAAGATCTTCCAGAAGACAAAGTGCAGCATCTGTACAAGTGCCCTGGAGCTGCCTTCAGTCCACTTCCTGTGTGGTCATTCCTTTCACCAGCACTGCTTTGAGAGCTACTCAGAGAGCGATTCAGAATGTCCCACCTGCATGCCAGAGAACCGAAAGGTCACAGATATGATCCGAGCCCAAGAACAGAAGAGAGATCTGCATGATCAGTTTCAGCATCAGGTAGGGGTATCACCATCACTGCCCTTTCCCCTTATACCTGCTGGGTTTAAACCTCTGCtgtgcaggggcagcaggtttgtagaaattttgttGGTGCCCAGAACTCCCAGAGCCCactccgccccccacctgcctaaggctctgggacggagtttgggttggggaaggaggtctggggtgcaggccctgggctggggcaggggattagggtacaggctggaggctctgggagggagtttgggtgcagaaggggtgagaggttgggctctgggagggagtttgggtgggggagggggtctggggtgcaggctatgggatggagtttggggatgggagagggtgcaggctctggaacagagtttgggtgtaggctctgggctggggcaaggggtggggatgtaggagggggtgagggatgcagcctctgggctggagtttgagtgcaggctctgggctgggggtgtgggtgcaggctctgggagggagtttgggggcaggtgtggaaaaggggtgggggtgcaggctctgggaggaggtgggagggtgCAGTGCTTACCTCGGGCTCTtaggcagggagggctgggggaccTTCACGTGCTgctacccccaggcactgcccccgccgCTTCCTGTAGGCTGCAGGGGTGCTTGGGACGGGAGCAGCACGGgtagacacagacacagacccaccccgccatggggctgcagggaggggccggcagccacGTGGAGCAAGCAGGCAGGAAGCCACTCAGCTCCGCTGTGCTGCCGTTGGTGGGTGAGGGCCCCGGGCCATTTTAAATGGCCCAGGTGGGAGTGCCTGGGGGTGGaaggcagggctgagggagagaCCTGGCCTCAAACATTGCTGGAGCTGGGCTCAGGGCCAGGAATATTtctggtgcccaggcaccacgggcccatagaacttgctgcccatgctgctgtggaCAGTATGCCTTAATATATACAGGAGTTCAGGCTCCTGTGCTgtttgagagacttgttgagaaCAGGAAAGGATGAAGCTACTTTGCAAACATGTCCTTCCTGAACCTGATTTGTGGAGCATTGATAGCTGAATGACTTATGTCTGAGGTGCCTTCCATACCGAAGGATTCTTTTGTGCTTTACAAATGGAGGTAGCTAGAGGTAATTTCCCTTCAGCTGTCACTGAAAGGCAGGATTTAAAAGTGTTATGTTAGAATTTGTAGCTAATGTATTCcaacaaacacatttgaaaaatctAATGTAGATAAGGCAGTGTGTACTTTAACATATGGTAAGTTGGTGGTGTTAAAAAGCCTAGAGTTCAACTTGATTTGACGGCACATGATTTAAATGGAGATGAACTGAATATTTGGGTGAACATGTGGATAATTAGGAAGGCTGAATATCCTAACTACAGAAAACCTTTCTTGAGGTGTGTGTTAGTACAAGAACTTCCACCAAGGGTGACAATGCTCCTTTGCTTGTGCAACACAAATGCTCCAAAATGAAGTGACCAAATATGGTTGAGATTGCAGGAGATGGCACATGAGtgc
Encoded here:
- the VPS11 gene encoding vacuolar protein sorting-associated protein 11 homolog, which encodes MAAYLQWRRFVFFDRETVKEPAGPDGGGAKPFALPPGITVCDSGRGSLVFGDMEGQIWFLPRSLQLSSFQAYKLRVTHLYQLKQHSILASVGEDEEGINPLVKVWNLEKRDGGNPLCTRIFPAIPGNKPTVVSCITVHETLNFMAIGFADGSVVLTKGDITRDRHSKTQILHEGNYPVTGLAFRQSGKITHLFVVTTENIQSYMLSVKDYPRLELDTHGCGLRCSTLSDPSQDLQFIVAGNECVYLYQPDERGPCFAFEGQKLIVHWYRGYLVIVSKDRKSSPKSEFAGSDPQNSDKQILNVYDLCNKFIAYSSVFDDVVDVLAEWGSLYVLTRDGKIHALQERDTQTKLEMLFKKNLFEMAINLAKSHHLDSDGLSEIFRQYGDHLYNKGNHDGAIQQYIRTIGKLEPSYVIRKFLDAQRIHNLTAYLQTLHLQSLANADHTTLLLNCYTKLKDSSKLEEFIKTSESEVHFDVETAIKVLRQAGYFSHAVYLAEKHAHHEWFLKIQLEDIKNYQEALQYIGKLPFDQAESNMKRYGKILMHHVPSETTELLKILCTDYRPTGDREGSGMLEGKKANSEEFIPVFANNSRELKAFLEHMTEVQSDSPQGVYDTLLELRLQNWAHEQDLQIKEKLHSEAITLLKSGRFRTVFHKALVLCQMHNFKDGVLYLYEQGKLFQQIMHYHMQNEQYRKVIEVCELYGDQETCLWEQALSYFARKEEDCKEYITAVLKHIENKNLMPPLLVVQTLAHNSTATLSVIKDYLVNKLQKQSRQIEQDEQRIQKYREETTRIRQEIEELKTSPKIFQKTKCSICTSALELPSVHFLCGHSFHQHCFESYSESDSECPTCMPENRKVTDMIRAQEQKRDLHDQFQHQLKCSNDGFSVVADYFGRGVFNKLTLITDLPPGKSATTIDAGLQRELLIHTKRST